The DNA window GCCGGTTTCGACATCCGGCTTCGATGCGGTGCGGCCGCGGCCGGTGTCCTTGGACTGCCCCTTGCGGTGCGTTTTCTTGGGGGATTGTCGCGCAGCGGGTTGGTCGGTGCGCTTCTTCTGGGCTTTTCCGGTCCGCTTGCGGGGTCCCGGTGCGCCGTCTCGGCCAGCGGTTGGCATGTCTCAGTCCTGGGGGTTGATGGATTCTTCCTTCGAGTCTGACGCCTGACGCCCCAGTTTGGCGAATCGCGGATCCGCCAGGAGTTCCTCGTCGAGGTCATCAATGAGGTCGATGTCGGGCAGCAGCGGCGCCAGATCGGGGAGTTCGTCGAGGGAGGCGAGCCCGAGGCGTTCGAGGAACAGTTCGGTGGTCCCATAGGTGGTCGCGGTGGTCTGCGGGTCCGTGCCGACCTCGTTGATGAGGCCCCGGGCCACCAGGGTGCGGATCACGCCGTCCACATTCACCCCCCGGATGGCCGACACACGGGCACGCGAGACCGGCTGGCGGTAGGCGATGACCGCGAGGGTCTCGAGCGCGGCCCGGGTGAGTTTGGAGCGGGCGCCGTCGAGCAGCAGCCGCTCCACGTACGGGGCGTACTCAGCACGGGTGTAGAACCGCCAGCCGTCACCGGCGAATCTGAGATCGATCCCGCTGCCCGATGCCGTCAGGTCCGACGACATGCTGTTGAGCATGTCCTGCACGCGACGCTTGTCCTGGTCGACCGCGGTGGCGAGTTCGTCGGTGGTCGCCGGGGTGTCGACGACGAGCAGAACCGCTTCGAGCGCCGAGCGCAGTGACGCGTCATCGAGGGCGATCTCGTCGTTCTCCTCGTCGACCTCCTCGTCGACGCCGTCGTGCTCCAGCTCGCTCATCGGTGCACACTCCTCATCCGTAGTCCTCTGCCTTGTCGATGTTGACGTCGTCGGCGTCACGGTCTCCGGTCCACGTCACCCGGAGATCGCCGAGCGCCTCCGGCTGATCGAAGGTGATCGCCCGCTGCCGGTACAGCTCGAGCAGCCCCAGGAAGCTCCCAACCACCTCGAGTCCGTTCGCGCAGTCGGCGACGAGATCGGTGAACGACAACCACTGTCCCGGAACGGCACTGAGCAACCCGGCCATCCGTTTCGCCTGCGCCGGTACCGACACCTTGTGGACGTCGTGGAGATGATCGAGGCCGACGGTGGGGACCGGCCGGGGCGTCAGCGCACTGGCCGCGACTTCGACGAAACCGTGGGCGTCGACGCCGAGCGTGACCTCCGGCAACAGGTCCTCGAACTGCTGCTCCAGCGAGACCGCACGCGGATAGCGCTGCAGCGCAGCGGCTTCCAGCTCACCGAACAGCGCGGCCACCTGCTTGTAGGCCCGGTACTGCAGCAGCCGGGCGAACAACAGGTCGCGGGCTTCGAGTAGCGCGAGGTCTTCGGGATCGTCGACCTCACCGGTGGGCAACAGGCGGGCGGCCTTCAGATCGAGGAGGGTGGCGGCCACCACCAGGAACTCGGTGGTCTGCTCGAGAGGTAGTTCGGCACCCATCTCCCGGGTGTAGGCGATGAAATCGTCGGTCACCTCGTGCAGGGCGACCTCGGTCACATCGAGGCGGTGCTGGCTGATCAGGTTGAGCAGCAGATCGAACGGCCCCTCGAAGTTGGGGAGTCGCACCTGGAAGCCGGTCGTGGCCGGGGTCTCGGCTGAGGCGTCGTCGGCCGCGGTGTACTCGTTCGGGGACGCGACGACGCCGCCCTCGTGTTCACCTGAGGAAGGGACCACATCGCCGGTGTCGGCGGCGTTCATGCGCCCTTCGCATCGCGCGCGATGACCTCGCGGGCCAGTGCACGGTAGGCGGCGGCACCGGCCGAACGGGGGGCCCAGGAGGTGATCGGCTCCCCCGCCACGCTGGTCTCCGGGAACCGGACGGTGCGCGAGATGACGGTGTCGAAGACAGCGTCGCCGAAGACCTCCACCACGCGGGCCATCACCTCGCGCGAATGCAGGGTGCGGGCGTCGAACATGGTCACCAGGATGCCGCCGAGTTGCAGACGCGGGTTGAGGCGGTCGCGCACCTTCTCGATGGTGTCGTTGAGCAGCGCCAGACCACGGAGGCTGAAGTACTCGCATTCCATCGGGATCAGCACGGTGTCCGAGCAGGCCAGCGCGTTGACCGTCAGCAGGCCCAGTGACGGCTGGCAGTCGATGAGCACGAAGTCGTAGCGGTCGAGGACGGGGTGCAGGGCGCGGCCGAGGGACTGCTCACGGCCCACCTCGGTGACGAGTTGGATCTCGGCCGCCGACAAATCGATGTTGCTGGGCAACAGATCCAGGCCGTCGACACGGGTCCGCATCAGGACCTCGTCGGTGTCGGTGTGCGGCGGGACGAGCAGGTTGTACACGGTCTGGTCCAGATCGTGGTGGGGCACCCCGAGT is part of the Gordonia bronchialis DSM 43247 genome and encodes:
- the scpB gene encoding SMC-Scp complex subunit ScpB; protein product: MSELEHDGVDEEVDEENDEIALDDASLRSALEAVLLVVDTPATTDELATAVDQDKRRVQDMLNSMSSDLTASGSGIDLRFAGDGWRFYTRAEYAPYVERLLLDGARSKLTRAALETLAVIAYRQPVSRARVSAIRGVNVDGVIRTLVARGLINEVGTDPQTTATTYGTTELFLERLGLASLDELPDLAPLLPDIDLIDDLDEELLADPRFAKLGRQASDSKEESINPQD
- a CDS encoding segregation and condensation protein A, giving the protein MNAADTGDVVPSSGEHEGGVVASPNEYTAADDASAETPATTGFQVRLPNFEGPFDLLLNLISQHRLDVTEVALHEVTDDFIAYTREMGAELPLEQTTEFLVVAATLLDLKAARLLPTGEVDDPEDLALLEARDLLFARLLQYRAYKQVAALFGELEAAALQRYPRAVSLEQQFEDLLPEVTLGVDAHGFVEVAASALTPRPVPTVGLDHLHDVHKVSVPAQAKRMAGLLSAVPGQWLSFTDLVADCANGLEVVGSFLGLLELYRQRAITFDQPEALGDLRVTWTGDRDADDVNIDKAEDYG
- a CDS encoding ParA family protein, whose amino-acid sequence is MTNPSSPRPDHQYRIEVSPGRDADETEHVTQSELGPTGRPYRDIPEPAPLDRHGPATVVAVCNQKGGVGKTTSTINLGAALAEYGRRVLLVDLDPQGALSAGLGVPHHDLDQTVYNLLVPPHTDTDEVLMRTRVDGLDLLPSNIDLSAAEIQLVTEVGREQSLGRALHPVLDRYDFVLIDCQPSLGLLTVNALACSDTVLIPMECEYFSLRGLALLNDTIEKVRDRLNPRLQLGGILVTMFDARTLHSREVMARVVEVFGDAVFDTVISRTVRFPETSVAGEPITSWAPRSAGAAAYRALAREVIARDAKGA